CTTCGTTAAAATAATCTTGCAAGAATCCTTGCATCCAGTTCCGGTGCAATTGTGCAACCTCAACTTTGCTAAATGGGTGTGAATCTCTTAATCCTGCTTCAAATTCGCACAAAATGAAATCTTTTTCATAAATATCCATATTTGCGCTTTTATCTTCTCTCTCGACATTCGTATCGTGTTTTGCGTGAAGATGGAAATTAGAGCTGTTTCCGTTCGTTTTAGGAATGTTTTCAGCATTATACCGACCGCCGTTTTCAAAACTCTCTATAAATTTGTTTAATTCCGTTTGAGTTGAAGTTGCTAACATTTGAAATCGAAGCTCCCTTTTTTTTCTTGCAATTTCATGGCTTATGTCTGTCAAGCTTTTTATTCTATCTGTTTTCATTTCTCGTGTTTTTCTGATTAGTTTATCAATCTTTGCTCAAGAGGGATTTTACTGAGTCTTTTTATTTTCTGCAGTCGCAATTGCTCGGCTGTCTTTCCTCCAGTCAATTCTTTATCCGGCAAACTCAGTGCGTAGCTTTTCCAGTTTTCAATTGGTTGTCCGGTTTTGTCTGTAAATTCTGTTGCAGACAATTTCTTGTAAAACTTTCTTGCTTGCGATGTGCAAAAATTATTGTCTGAAAAAAAAGCCACCACCTCTTCCTCTGTTGGAATACTATTCTGTTTATAGTAGTGGTTGTTATTTTCTTTTTCTCTTTTACTATTATTGTTTATTGTTTTATTAGTTATACTTTGAGCCATCATTTCAGGTAGTGGTTTAGCCACCCCTTCAAGGGTGGAGTTCTTAACTGATTCATTTTCAATACGTTGCAATCCGCCTTTTAATCCGTTTTGTTTTGACTTAATAACGAAGTCCATTGTCTTTTTGTAAGAGTTGAAATATTTCTGAACAATTTTTGTTTTAATCGTGAAGTTTTTTTCTCGATAATAACACGAAACTGCGAGCAGAAATTCAGCAAGATGTTTATCGTTTTCAAAAAATTCCTCTGCCATTTCCAAATCTTCAAAAGTTATTTTGAAGTATGGTTTTCTATTTGTCCTCTCCATTATTTGTCATTTCTTTAGTTAAGTAGAATCCGGCTCGGTGTTTTGAGATTGGGCAAAGTCCAAATCCAACAAAATTTATTTGATTTTTGTCTTGCAGGTCTGCAAGTCGGTAGCAGATGTATGCTCTTTCAATTCCGGTTTGTTTCGATACCTGAAGCATGGTCTTAGGATAGCCGGAAAATGCTTTTTTTAATCTTTCGCTTTGTGAGCGGTATTTCTTATATTTGCTGTCTAACATTTCTTTATTTGTCTAAAGTGGTTAATATTAAGAGGGTTGCAGCCCTCTTTTTGTTTTCTACAATTCATTTTCATTCATTAAATGGTCTATTTCGCTCCTTTTGAAGTACACACGATTGCCAATGCCATAAGATTTTAAAGCACCTTCTTTTCGCCAGCGGTGAAGCGTGGAAAGGTCGATTTTTAGCATTTCGCAAACTTGAGAGCGGGTTAAGTATTCAGTGGGTTGTTTGGGTTGAAATTCCTCTGACAATTCTTTTTTAATTGCCGGAATCAATTGCTCCTTGATTTTCTCTATCAGGTCGTTTGGTGAAACGCCTATAAATTGAATGTGGTTCATCATAATGTTTAAACTTTTTCCATGTTTAATTCCAGTTCCTCAATAACATATAATAGTTTTCCTCCTATTTTCTTTCCGGCAATTAATCCTTTCCGTTTCCAAAGTTGAAAAGTGGAACGGGAAATTCTGAAATATTCACACACTTCGTTTGCGGTGGAATATTTTGGTTTTCGTGCTTTTTCAAGTGGTATTTCTGTCATGATGTTTTAATTATAACACAAAGTTACAAAATTATTTAATTCTTAACAAAAAATACTCATAAATGATTTTAATTGCGTTTGTATATACAAAATAATAAAGAATAAGTAATAATATGTGTTTGTATATACAAAAGTGATAATTCGAGAGGGTGATAGGTTTTAGGCAAAAAAAAGCATCTAAAAATATAGATGCTTGAGGTGTTGGTGTTTGTTAAACCGTTTTAAAATCTTTTCAAGTGGTCAATTTCCGTTTGTAATAATGGAATTTTGTTTTGGTGGGTGGTGCGCCAGTAGGTTGTTGGTGCTGTATAGTCTGCAAAAGCAATAGGTAGCTCGTCAGGTTCTAACACCTTGAGCATTTCCGAAAACCAATTTTTATACTCGGTATCTTCACCTCTGCAGTCGTTGAGAAATTGCTCGTTATCCTGCTCAAATACCGTGGTTAATTCTGAAATAGAGGTCTCTATGATTGTTTCATGAAGGGTGGGAAATTTGTGGCTTAACCAATTTGAAACCGGTAATTCCTCATGTGTGTGTGTTCCATTATAAAACATACAACGCCATGCTAATCCGTTGGGAGCTGCAAAAGGCAGTGCTTTCAAATGTTCATAACCTCTGCAATGGAGCTGCTCTGCAATTTGCAAAAGTTTTTGCATGTTAAATGAGTAATAATTCGTCTCCATATTAAACTGCTTTAAGGTGGGTTTCAATTTTCTCTTTAACTCGCAAAGCTTTTTCCATTTTCTCGGTTTTATCGTACAGTTTAACCATTTCATCAGTCCGGTGACCGGTTTGGATTTTTACGTCTTTTCCCAGCACTTCAATAAAGTTTGTGACAAAAGAGCGTCTGCAAATATGTGAGGTGACTAATTCCCACTTTTCAAATTCCTTTGTGATTTTCTTTCCATGCTTGCCCTCCGACTTGTCTTTAATTCCGCCAATCATTTTTTTATTAATCCCTGCTAACTTGCAAACCTGTTTGATGTATTCATTAAACTTTTGGTCTGAAATTTTTCTCGGGAAATTGCCAGCTCTTTTGTTAAGAATTTTAATTACTTCAGGAAAAAGAAATATTATTTCCTCTGAGTCGGTTGTTTGATTTGCAATTTTCTTTTGGCGGTACTTCAATAAATTCCCATCTATAATATTTTCACTTCTGAAATTAAGGAGGTCGGAAACTCTTGCACCGGTATAGCATCCTATAATGAGCCAGTCTCTTGCATTGTCCAAATAGTCATTTGTTAGCTCAATACTTTGGATTTTCTGAATTTCCTGCATGGATAAAACCGGTGGTGTGCTTTTCATTTCAGGTTTAATAAATTCCCAGTGCAAAACGTCTGAATTAATCTCAAGCTTCTTTTTGTGAGCATAAACACATAGGGTTTTAATGTATTTCAGGTCTTTAATGATTGTTGAAGCACTGAATTTGTTCTCATGCATCCAGTCGGCAAAACGTTCTCTAAAACGATCGTCTATGTCAGTTATTGTAAGTTTGCGATTAAAGGCTTCTACTTTGTTTTTGATGGTTTTTAACTTCTTGCGGGTTGCGTCTGTAATTGAGTTTTGCATTCCTGCAATTGTTCTGCTTTTTTCTTTAATGTAGAAATCTACAAACTCAGAAAACTTATCCGGAACTGCTGAGGTGTTTTTCGCTTGAGGTGTGGAGTGTGGGAAATAAGTCTGCTCGATAAATTCCTTAATTTCCTTTTTGGTTGCTTGTGGGTTACTCTGAATAAATGTTGAGAAATCTGTGCGGAAATTAGAGAGTGCAATTTGAGTTTCTAATAGCAGTTTGTTAATTTTCTTTTGGTCAAGAATTTTTGTCTTTGGTTTGATTGCATCACTTCTTACACCACCATTTTTGTCATCCCAATATTCAGGATTAATAGAGTAGGGAGTTTTAAGTTTCGCATCTAAATTTGTGGTAGGTCGATAACGGAAATAAATGGTTGAATCCCTGCCCTCGTTTTTTCTCAGTGAAAACTTTATTGTTGCCATAAAATTAAATTTCTATTGCAAATTTACGCAAAGTTTTAAATGTTACCATATTTGTTACCATGATTGTGACCATTGGTGCAATGTGTTACCATTGATTGCAATTGCAGTTTATTGTTATAAACACTTATTAATATTGAGTTTGTGGAGGTAAGGCACAAAAAAAGGCACTTCGTTAAAAGTGCCTAATTTCATTAGAAGTGGAGTTGGAGGGATTCGAACCCTCGTCCAAACAAGCAACACATAAGACTTCTACATGCTTATTCTGCAATTAATTGTCGACAGTAAACAGAGCACAGACACCCAATTTACAGCTTAGCTTCTAAGATTTTCGTGAATTAGCCGAAGCAACTAAAACCTTATTTCCGCATTGCTATACCCCAGAATCAGACGTCGCGAAACAGAACTTCTGTGGGATATCTTGCCTCCTTACTATCTTCGGGAGAGCGCTAAATCCTACTATAATTCAGATTAAGCAGCAAGAGCAAACTCTTGGTCGCCAGTTAAAATTTTGTAGCAAGGGATTAAAGAGATCGCGCTACGGTTCTCTGCATGCTTACTTACCCATTGATCTTGCTGTCGAAACCAGTCAACCCCATGTTTTTGTGAGATTGCAAAGATAAACAAAATATATTCCAAAATACCAATCATTTTTACACTCCGCAAAGACGAATCTTTAGCACTGATTGAAGTCGAGGTTTGGGCGTATCCTTCACTTGGTCATTACTCGCTCGCTGCGCTCGCGCTCCATTCCCGCTTTCAGGTCGGGCTTTCCGTTGCAATCTTTTTTGTTGGGATTGGCGCGGCGGAGCCGCGCCAATCCCAACAAAAAAGGATTTCCACTGCAATCCCTTACGCAAAAACTCCGATTCTTCTCATCACCACATAAATTAGCCCTACCTAAATTCTTTACGCTGAATTTCATCTTTGAACCAGACAACCATTAATTATTTTAACAAAAAAGAAATCCCCATTTTCTAAAAAAATCATAAAAGCGGTTAAAAACAATTAAACTTTTCCTCCCAAAATACCAAACCAACTTAACCAATACATTATCAGCTTATTTTTACTCATATTATACCGAATGAAAACAAAACTACTTATTCTTTTATTTTCTGCCCTTTCTCTCTCCACCTATGCTCAGCAATATATATTCGGAAAAGTCAGTTCCGAATTTGGCTCAGAACTGGAGAACGTGATCATCATGAATACAAGAACCGATGAAAAAGTAGTTTCCGACAAAGACGGAAATTACATGATCCCGGCCAAAGCCTTCGATGAACTTCGGTTTGTGAGAAGTGGTTACGAAAGAAATTCTGCAAAAATCTCTGCCGATCATTTTTCAAAACCTTTAAATATGATCTTGGCGCAGGCACCTTATGAAATCCCGGAAATTGAACTCGTTTTTCACCCGACCGGAAATTTAAAGAAAGACGTAAAATCTCTTGATCCACCAAAAAGGGTAATGGCTTTGAATGCTGATCTTAATAAGTATATGATGACACCTTCTACCGTGGTTGAGCCAAAATTGACTATGCCTTCCGCTTTTGCACCGCCCAACTATAATGCAGGTCAGGTGAATATGTTGGGAATTGCCTCTGCTATATCAGGGCTTTTAGGAAAAGCAAAAAACACGAAACCTACGACTGCCAATTATGCCGAAACTCAGGAGTTCTATCGAAGAATCAAAAACACCATGAATTTAAGTTTTTACACTTCCCAGGGTTGGACCGAAGAAGATATAGATCGTTTCCTCATCTACGCAGATGACAACTATTCTTTGGCAAAAAAGTTCCGAAAAAGTTTTGATATTGGTGCGATTGATATGGCAATGAAATTGGCTTATAAGGAATACATTAAAACCCATAAAGTAGGATCCTGATGGTTCGCCTGTTTGTAATCTTATTTCTTTCTTTTTACGCAAGCTGTTTTTCACAAAGAATTTCCGGAACCGTCGTCGATGAAGAAAACAATCCTGTTCCGGCAGTTTTGGTCTTCAATATGACGACAGAGAAAAAGGCGTATACCAATATTGATGGTGAGTTTACCATTGAGACCGCGCTTAACGAAGAACTTCGGTTTTTACGCTCCGGATTTGAAAGAAGTTCAAAAGTCATTAAATACGTCGATTTTTTGAATTCATTTACTGTCACTTTAAATAGAGCTGCCGCAGATATTGCGGAAGTGCAAATTGTGCGACTCACGGGAGACCTTAATCAGGATTCTAAAAATTTAACCAGAATAGACAAGGTTCATCAACTTCAGAAAGAAATTGGAGTTCCATTGCCGGCCGAAAAACCCAGAGAAAGACCAGCCGATTTTAAAAAAGACGTCTTAGCACCACTTTTGGCTTTAAGTATAAAACCTCAGGCCATCTATGATTTAATCAGCGGTGATTCCAGACGGATGAAAGCGGAGTACAGGTACGATGATCTGCAGGATAACATCAAGTGGATCAGGGAAAAAGTCCCGGAGGGTTATTTTATCGAAATGGGAATTCCACCGGAGAAAATATCAGAATTTTTGCAATTTTCAATCGGAGTTAAACTGGAACTGAATAAATATATAAAAGCGAAAAATCTTTCTAAAGTGTTATTCATATTGGAAGATACTTTACCGGTATATCAGGAAAGAAGAGCGGAAACACTTAAGAAATGAAGTTAATATGTACTCTCTTTTTAGCATTGTGTGCGGCAGTACATTTTTCTGCACAAATGGTTTTGGGAATCGTTGTCGATGAAGAAAATAATCCTCTTTCCGCAGTACTAGTTTTTAATGCGAAAACAGAACAACGGGAATTTACCAACACCAAAGGCGAGTTTAATATCGGTGCTTTCCCAAATCAAGAACTTCGTTTCGTTCGCAAAGGATACGAGAGAAGTTCAAAAATGGTGAACCAATCAGATTTTGCAACTCCATTCACGATTACTTTAAACAGAAATACGGCAGAAATTGAAGAGGTAAAAATCACCTACCAACCGACGGGAAATTTAGAGAAAGATCTGAAGAATTATAGCGATGCGAAACCGGTAGCGAAGCTTAAAGCCGAAACTGCGAAATATATTCGCGCGGACTCAACTCCCGAAGTTTTAGCCCCAAAACCCGGAGAGTTTGTTCAGCCTGTGG
This DNA window, taken from Kaistella carnis, encodes the following:
- a CDS encoding helix-turn-helix domain-containing protein, encoding MTEIPLEKARKPKYSTANEVCEYFRISRSTFQLWKRKGLIAGKKIGGKLLYVIEELELNMEKV
- a CDS encoding carboxypeptidase-like regulatory domain-containing protein, which codes for MKLICTLFLALCAAVHFSAQMVLGIVVDEENNPLSAVLVFNAKTEQREFTNTKGEFNIGAFPNQELRFVRKGYERSSKMVNQSDFATPFTITLNRNTAEIEEVKITYQPTGNLEKDLKNYSDAKPVAKLKAETAKYIRADSTPEVLAPKPGEFVQPVGPGITVGAVDNQWDDVDFMQFLTEYLGQEFFIEDLKLKPTEIQPFIYYIFRNFDRKDVLFRGNATTADISRFINESHKKLEPYRNNLTNDPPKKRRRSFF
- a CDS encoding peptidase associated/transthyretin-like domain-containing protein, translated to MKTKLLILLFSALSLSTYAQQYIFGKVSSEFGSELENVIIMNTRTDEKVVSDKDGNYMIPAKAFDELRFVRSGYERNSAKISADHFSKPLNMILAQAPYEIPEIELVFHPTGNLKKDVKSLDPPKRVMALNADLNKYMMTPSTVVEPKLTMPSAFAPPNYNAGQVNMLGIASAISGLLGKAKNTKPTTANYAETQEFYRRIKNTMNLSFYTSQGWTEEDIDRFLIYADDNYSLAKKFRKSFDIGAIDMAMKLAYKEYIKTHKVGS
- a CDS encoding helix-turn-helix domain-containing protein: MMNHIQFIGVSPNDLIEKIKEQLIPAIKKELSEEFQPKQPTEYLTRSQVCEMLKIDLSTLHRWRKEGALKSYGIGNRVYFKRSEIDHLMNENEL
- a CDS encoding tyrosine-type recombinase/integrase; translated protein: MATIKFSLRKNEGRDSTIYFRYRPTTNLDAKLKTPYSINPEYWDDKNGGVRSDAIKPKTKILDQKKINKLLLETQIALSNFRTDFSTFIQSNPQATKKEIKEFIEQTYFPHSTPQAKNTSAVPDKFSEFVDFYIKEKSRTIAGMQNSITDATRKKLKTIKNKVEAFNRKLTITDIDDRFRERFADWMHENKFSASTIIKDLKYIKTLCVYAHKKKLEINSDVLHWEFIKPEMKSTPPVLSMQEIQKIQSIELTNDYLDNARDWLIIGCYTGARVSDLLNFRSENIIDGNLLKYRQKKIANQTTDSEEIIFLFPEVIKILNKRAGNFPRKISDQKFNEYIKQVCKLAGINKKMIGGIKDKSEGKHGKKITKEFEKWELVTSHICRRSFVTNFIEVLGKDVKIQTGHRTDEMVKLYDKTEKMEKALRVKEKIETHLKAV
- a CDS encoding carboxypeptidase-like regulatory domain-containing protein, giving the protein MVRLFVILFLSFYASCFSQRISGTVVDEENNPVPAVLVFNMTTEKKAYTNIDGEFTIETALNEELRFLRSGFERSSKVIKYVDFLNSFTVTLNRAAADIAEVQIVRLTGDLNQDSKNLTRIDKVHQLQKEIGVPLPAEKPRERPADFKKDVLAPLLALSIKPQAIYDLISGDSRRMKAEYRYDDLQDNIKWIREKVPEGYFIEMGIPPEKISEFLQFSIGVKLELNKYIKAKNLSKVLFILEDTLPVYQERRAETLKK